In a single window of the Ruminococcus albus 7 = DSM 20455 genome:
- a CDS encoding TetR/AcrR family transcriptional regulator, whose translation MILTGSEDLRVRRTIDSIKSVFEQMICEMDYGKIRVTELCNRAMINKKTFYVYYPTLDDLLAEIQTEYSAEYIERIKDYKLPDELDKVNREFFLFSEEKGLAYEKITCAGNESYHYIRSGMIKKVTTAGWSSSKKYGSLPEYQQTMLMNFVNNAVLGIYRQWIEEGKQQSVEEITRITNRLVLGGVREFFR comes from the coding sequence ATGATACTTACAGGCAGTGAAGATTTAAGAGTACGCAGGACGATAGATTCGATCAAGAGCGTATTTGAGCAGATGATATGCGAAATGGATTACGGCAAGATCAGGGTTACGGAGCTTTGCAACCGCGCCATGATAAATAAAAAGACATTCTACGTCTACTATCCTACCCTTGACGATCTGCTTGCGGAGATACAGACGGAGTATTCTGCGGAATATATCGAGCGCATCAAGGACTACAAGCTGCCTGATGAGCTTGACAAGGTGAACCGCGAATTCTTTCTTTTTTCGGAAGAAAAGGGGCTTGCCTATGAGAAGATCACCTGTGCGGGCAATGAGTCTTACCACTATATCCGCAGCGGTATGATAAAAAAGGTCACCACCGCAGGCTGGAGCAGTTCAAAGAAATACGGTTCACTGCCGGAATATCAGCAGACCATGCTTATGAACTTCGTCAATAACGCTGTTCTCGGCATTTACAGGCAGTGGATCGAGGAAGGCAAGCAGCAGTCTGTGGAGGAGATCACCCGGATCACAAACAGGCTTGTGCTTGGTGGAGTAAGAGAATTTTTCAGATAG